AGCCAAGGCGCCACGGCGGACGATGTGGCGCCCGGTTTCGACGCACAAGGGTTGGGCGCCGTGATTAACAACTCACGGGGAATCATCTTTGCCCACGTGCGCGCCCCGTATCGCGACCGCTTCGGGCCGGCCGATTGGCAACGGGCCGTGGAAGCGGCCACGCGCGACATGATCGATCAATTGCGCGACAAGACCACCGCTGGCCGTCTGTGACCGGCGGTCCTATGGAGACAGACCCGCGAAGGGGATCAGCGTAATGGAGCGAAGATCGAACATTGCGCCCTGAATCGGCCCGTTGGAGCGCAGACCGAGCCGGTGCTGACCCTTCTTCAATCGCAATGAACCAACATGGACGCGGTGGTACTTTTCCCACCCGCCGGTGCTCTGGACCGTTGCGGTGATTCGTTGCCCCGCGCATTCCAGCAGCCATTGGTTTCCGGCCGAGGCGTCGTCGCAAGCAATATCGAGATGCACTGAATACTCCATGTCGCGCGGCACGTCGATGGTCCAGGTTACATGATCGTCTTCGCCGGCCCACCAACCCAAATTGCCGTGCGCTTCCTCGATCCGCAGACTGGCGCCGTACACCTCGGCATTACCCGGCAAACAAAACAGGAAGCCGCGCAGCGCCTCGGGAACTACGACCACTGGCTGGTTGCCCGGCAACTCCTTGGGGCGCGTCACGTTTTGCCGCAGATACGCGATCACGTCGGCCAATTGCTGCGGCGCGAGATCCTTTTCAAAGCCCTCGGGCATCAAGGATTTGCCCGTGCTTTCCAACGCTTCCAGCTCGGTCCGCAAGATGGTTTGCTGTTTGTTTTCTTGCGCCAGGAGCGTCAGGCTATTGCCCGATTCCATGGCCAGAATGCCCGCATGGGCAAGGCCGCTGGTGGTGGTGGCGGCGTAATTGATAAACCGGGCTTCGATCGCTCGATTGGGGTCGAGGATGGCGATGGCGAGCGCCTCGGGCGCCTTTTCGGTGAGCGCCGACAGATCGGGCCCGATGGCGAAGCCGTTGTCTTTGAAGCGATGGCAGACGGAGCAACTTTTGACGAACAGCGGTTCGCCGCGGGCAGGGTCGCCAGCGGGCATTTCGGCGAGATAACGCGCCACGACCGCCGCGCGATCGCCGCTGGCCTGATCGAAGATCTTACGCGCGCGGTCGCGCAAGGCGCCGGCGCGACCGGCGGTCAACTGCTGGCGGCGCGTGATGTCGATTTCGCTGGGGGGCACGCGGCCAGCATCGATGGCGTCGAGCAGCGCCGCGGCCCACGGTTCGCGAGACAAGAGAACGTCGAGCGCTTCGCCGCGAGATTGGGGCGTGTAGCCGCGCCAGGCATCGAGCAGCACGCGCGGGACCTGTTCGCCGCTTTGACCGCCTAGATTCGCGATGGCGGCGGCGCGCACCGCTTCATTTTCGCCCGGAGCAAGTCGTTCTGCTAACACCACCGCGTCGGCTTCCTGGTCCGTCAAACCGCGCCCTAGCAGGCGAACCGCGGCCAACCGGTCGTCGAGCGCGGCCGAAGCATCGCCGGCCGTGGCGCGGGCAAACGCGAACAGTGGCGCCAATCCGTCGATCTCAGCTTGCAGCGGCGGCGAAGCCGATGCTCGGAACTTGGCGAGGGTCGTCTCTCGGCGGTCCAAGAGGTCCAAAAGTTCTCCCAACGCGCCGAGTTGCCAGGCGCTATAGCGTCCCTGGTCGTCGCGGCGAATCACCGGGATTAGCGAAACGATCGTGTCCTCGCGGTGGGTCGCGGCGGCGAGAGTCAAAAGTTGCGAGATCAATTCCGACTGTCCGGCAGCGGCCTCTTTCGCTTGCGACACAACCGCGACGATCGATTCCAAATGTGGCACGGCGGAACTCATGGCGGCAGCCAATATCCAAGAGTCACCGGCATCGCGCACGGCCAGACGCCCCAGCGCCTTCCCCGCCGCCACGCCTTCCCACTGGCCCAAAGAATACGCCAACTGCAAGCGCACCTGCGGATCGGGATCTTCGACCAATTTCAATATCGCGGCTTGTAGCGGCGGCGAGGCGGCGAAGTACGGTTCGGCGATGCGCACCGCATGTCGGCGCACGCCACCTTCGCTATCGGCCAGGGCGCTCATGAGGATATCGGGGCGGACGGTACCCAGTCCGTCCAATGCGCAAAGCGCGTGCAAGCGGGCCGTTGCGCGGCCGCCCGATTGAACCATCGTCTCCAGCAGGGCGGCCGCATCGGTCGCCTTGCGTTCGACCAGGATCTGCTGCGCTTTATCGCGCACCCAGCCGTTCGGACTTTCGAGTTGAGCGACCAGTTCGCCAGACGTCGCGTGCGATAGCTTTGGCATGGGCCGGGGCACGACGCCGACCGGCAGCACACGATAGACGCGTCCCTCGTCGGCGCCGCCGCGCACGTCGATGCGCTCCTCCATCGAATCGGGAATCCATTCGGTGTGCTCGATGACCGCGCGATACATGTCGGCGATCCAGAGCGCGCCGTCGGGACCGGTGCGCACGGTGGTGGGGCGAAACCAATTGTCGGTCGACGCCAGAAATTCGCTCCGCTGTTCATCGTCGGCGCGACGACTGGCAGCGATCAATCCGTCGCGGCGCATGATCTCTCGATGGACCAGGTTATGAACCGGCTCGCAGACAAAGGCGTTGCCGGCGAAACCGGGGCCAAGCAACTCGTCGCGATAGATGTTTGTGCCACAGGCCGAAGTGAAGTGATTGGCCGTGTGCGGATCGTTGAATCGCTCCAATAGCCGGCTGCGCGGAAAGACGGGCGCGGCGCCAGGCTGCTCGCTCACCGCAACCTTGCCATCGGGCGGCGCCAGGTGCGGGTTGCGGCTCAGATAATGATCGCTGAGCACGTATTGCCACATGGGATTGCTGTTGTTGTTGCCGAACCAGTTGCCCCAGTCGTCGCGATTGCGGTTGAATTGGGTGTAGCCTTCGATCGACTCGACCTCGCCATCGTCGGGGCGCAAGCGAAAATCGCGCCCGCCAATGGAGACTTCTTCTCCCGTCTTGATCGAGCGAATCTTGCCGCCGCTGTCGCCGTTGGCGCCGTAGATCCAGTTGTCGAGCCCCCAAGTCAATCCGTTCGCCTGATGCTGCGGATTGCCCTCGGCAAAGCCGGTGAACAACGTCTCACGTTGGTCGGCCGCGCCATCGCCATTGGTGTCCTTGGCAAAGAACAGGTCCGGGGGCGCCAGCACCAGCACACCGTCGCGCCAACTCATCACGCTAGTCGGATACCGCAGTTGGTCGACGAGCGTCGTGGCCCGGTCGTAGCGGCCGTCGCCATCGGTATCGACCAGATGGCGCACGCGGCCGGCGGGCTTTCCATCGACGCCATCCGGGTAGTCGGCCATCTCAACGACCCACAGGTCGCCATCGGGTCCCCAATCGAAGGCGATGGGGTCGGCCACGGCGGGCTCGGCGGCCATTTGCTCGACACGGAAACCGGGCCGAACATCTAGTGCCGCCAGCGCCGCGGCCGGCGCTCGCGCGGCCGATTCAACGCCGTCCAGCAAATCGTTGAAAGCCACTCGATCGACCAAATCGGGCAGCCGATCGGTGTCTTCGTTCTGCCACCAGAAATGGCGCGAATGCGTCCACGCGCCGTTATTGGTTCCATCGCGGACAAACGACGGAATGCGTTTTCCCTCGGGGCGCGACTCGGCGAGCACGACCTGCCAAGGTTGGTCGAATCCGGCAAAGCGATGCACGGCATAACCCTGCTCGTTGGAGACGACCAAGTCGAGCAGTTGATCGTCATCGAGATCGACCAGTCGCACGCCAGCGTCGCAACCCTGAGCGTCGACCAACACCACGTTTTCAGGCCAGCCGCACGGTTGTGGCGCCCAGTGCGCAGGTTGATCGGCCTTGGCCGCAGTCCAGCGCAGCACTTCTTGCCGCGCCTGGTTGGCGATAATCAACTCGCTGCAACCGTCACGGTCCAGATCGCGAAAACGAACGCCGGCGTCGCGTCGGTCGCTGGCGATTTGCAATGGTTTGCCGTGCTGCGAGATCGCGGCAAACGGGGCTGACACGTCTTGCCATTGATCGTCGGCGAACTGCCAGGCCCGTGGCTGGCCGTCGATCGTGACCAATACGATTGGCCGGCCGTCGACCACGCCCCAACGCGCTGGTCCATGCGTTTGCAGATCGAAGGGAAACTCGAATTCCTGCCATTGGCGCTGGTCGGGACGCCAGAGGCGCGTGTGCTGAAGTTGGTTGTTGCCGATGACCACATCTTGGTAGCCATCGTCGTTGAGATCGACGATGGTCACGCCATTGAATTTGCCATCGGCCGCGCGCAACGGCTGTCCGGAAGTCAAATACTGAGCGAGCCGTTCCGCGCATTCGCGAAAGTTGAGAAACTTGACGCGTGGGCCGTATGTCTTGTGAGCGTAATCGACCAGTTGGACCACTTGCTGCTGATGAATCCATCCGTAGGGATGAAACACGAAGTTCATCACACCGTGCTTCGCCACGGTGGCGTCGAGCGCGGCTTGCATGTCGGCCAGCGCCTGTGGATTGGCCGGCTTGAGGATGTTCTGCGCCTCCCAATCGCTGGGGACCATGCAAGGAAACTCCCAGCAGTTGCCGCCAATGACATAGGGATAGGGATAGTTTTCGATGGTGTTCACAAACGAGGGAAACGGCAGATACTTGCGAAATCGCTCGGCGCCGTCGGCCGCCGTGGTCAGCTCTCGCGCGAGGGCGGGATCGTCCGCTGTGAAGATCTGAAATACGGAACTGTCCAGTTCCAAGAACGCCCCCGCCGGCGTGCGCTGGGAAAAAATTTCCGTAAAGAACCTCGGGCTGACGGTATTTTGCGAATCGCAACACGGCATACGGAACGCCACGGGGCGTTGATTCGGCACGCTCGCCAACAGATCGACACAGCGATCGTAGGTGCTCTTGGCCTTGGCGAAGTCGCCCCCTTTGAGTAGTGGGCACGGATGATCGACCGTGTGGCACTCCAGACTCACGCCCTCCTGCAGCCACTGTTGCAGATGCGGTTGGTTTGGTTCGATTTGGCAGGTCATGATGCTTAGCGCGGCGCGGCCGTCGATCTGCTTGAGCCGGTCCAGGATGGGACGCAAAAAAGCTTCCCACTTCTCGTGCCCGCGCATGTCGTCGATGGCGAGCACCACCACGGCTTCAACCCCGGCTTCGCCCACCCATTGCGGAGTCGTCAACCGCGCGGATTCCAGACCGGGGTGGTAGGGATCGACCCGATCGAGATGCGAAAAGCGATCGCCCGCCGGAGGAGACGCTGCCCGCGCCTCAATTTGGCCAAATATCGCCATGAGGCAGAAACAACACGGCGCGAGGCGAAGTACCAACAAGTAAGTCAAGAAAGACTTCATCAGACGCCCACTCACGTGGCCAAGGTAAGACAACGGCGATCGAGCCATTTTAGGCAGCTTATGGCGGCTGCGCAACCGGGCGCGTGGTTGACGCGGCGGAACGGTGAATTGGCCGCCGTTCACAACAGATGACTCCCCCCCTTGGACGGGCTAGAATTTCCTTCGTGAACCGCACCATGCCAATGAGGGGGAACGGCTCGTGATCTCACAGGCGGGAGCCGACGCGCGCGATCTTCGTTTGGCGGAATTGGAACGCGAAGTTTGCGCGCTGCGCGCCGTGGCGGCAGCCAGCGAGCGGCGGATGGCCTCCGCAGCGGAGCAATTGGCGGCGACCGACGAGCATACCGACCTGATCGGCCGAGTGATCGACTCGGTCGAGACGTTGGTGTTGATCCTGGACATGGATGGCCGCATTTTGTTGTTCAACCATGCCTGCGAGGAGGTGTCTGGGCTGGTTGCAAGTGAAGTCGCTGGGCGCTTTATTTGGGATCTGTTCGCCGTCGCCGGCATGGAAGAACATGCGCGGCTGGCATTTGAGGGGATGACCAGCGGTGTGCTGCTACCCGAGTTGGAGCGAATTTCGATTGAGCGCGACGGAGTGCGGCACTACATCCATTGGTCCAGCAACGTGCTCGAACGGTCTCCCGGACTGCCGCCGTGCGTGGTGCTAACGGGCGTTGATATCACCAAACGCCATTTGGCAGAGCGGGCGCTCAAGTCGCAGGTCAAGTTCGAGCAGCTTGTGGCCCAATTGTCGCGCCGCTTCATTGGGCTCACGCCTGACAACGTGAACGAGGGAGTGCAGGAAGCGCTGACCGCGCTCGGTGAGTTTATCCAGGTTCAATCGGCGTCGATTTGGCTGCTCGACGCCGACGGCGCGCGCATCACACGTCGGTTTCGCTGGACGACCTTTGACACGCCCGAGAGCGAGCATCCGGCGCTGTCGCGCGACCTCTCGGAGGCGGAGTCGTCGTCGCTCACTGCGCGCGTGCTCGAAGGGGAGCCGATGACCATTTCGTCGGTGGCGCAGCTCCCGCCCGAGGCGCGCGAGTACATACGTTGGGCGAGCGACGCGCCGGTGCAGGCGTTTGCCTCCGTGGCGCTAGCGTGTGGCGGCAAGCCGATTGGTTTTCTCAGCCTGGGTTCCACCGGCGAGCGCGAATGGTCGGCCGACACACTACAGCTCATCAAGATGGTGACCGAAATGATCGCCGGCACACTCGATCGCACCGGCTCGGTGCAAGCGCTGCGCGACAGCGAAGCGCGGATGCGGGCGGTCGTTGAGAACATGCCGTTCATGATGTGCGCGCTGGCGCAGGTGCCCGATTTTTCGCAAGCGCGGCCGCA
The nucleotide sequence above comes from Pirellulales bacterium. Encoded proteins:
- a CDS encoding c-type cytochrome, encoding MAIFGQIEARAASPPAGDRFSHLDRVDPYHPGLESARLTTPQWVGEAGVEAVVVLAIDDMRGHEKWEAFLRPILDRLKQIDGRAALSIMTCQIEPNQPHLQQWLQEGVSLECHTVDHPCPLLKGGDFAKAKSTYDRCVDLLASVPNQRPVAFRMPCCDSQNTVSPRFFTEIFSQRTPAGAFLELDSSVFQIFTADDPALARELTTAADGAERFRKYLPFPSFVNTIENYPYPYVIGGNCWEFPCMVPSDWEAQNILKPANPQALADMQAALDATVAKHGVMNFVFHPYGWIHQQQVVQLVDYAHKTYGPRVKFLNFRECAERLAQYLTSGQPLRAADGKFNGVTIVDLNDDGYQDVVIGNNQLQHTRLWRPDQRQWQEFEFPFDLQTHGPARWGVVDGRPIVLVTIDGQPRAWQFADDQWQDVSAPFAAISQHGKPLQIASDRRDAGVRFRDLDRDGCSELIIANQARQEVLRWTAAKADQPAHWAPQPCGWPENVVLVDAQGCDAGVRLVDLDDDQLLDLVVSNEQGYAVHRFAGFDQPWQVVLAESRPEGKRIPSFVRDGTNNGAWTHSRHFWWQNEDTDRLPDLVDRVAFNDLLDGVESAARAPAAALAALDVRPGFRVEQMAAEPAVADPIAFDWGPDGDLWVVEMADYPDGVDGKPAGRVRHLVDTDGDGRYDRATTLVDQLRYPTSVMSWRDGVLVLAPPDLFFAKDTNGDGAADQRETLFTGFAEGNPQHQANGLTWGLDNWIYGANGDSGGKIRSIKTGEEVSIGGRDFRLRPDDGEVESIEGYTQFNRNRDDWGNWFGNNNSNPMWQYVLSDHYLSRNPHLAPPDGKVAVSEQPGAAPVFPRSRLLERFNDPHTANHFTSACGTNIYRDELLGPGFAGNAFVCEPVHNLVHREIMRRDGLIAASRRADDEQRSEFLASTDNWFRPTTVRTGPDGALWIADMYRAVIEHTEWIPDSMEERIDVRGGADEGRVYRVLPVGVVPRPMPKLSHATSGELVAQLESPNGWVRDKAQQILVERKATDAAALLETMVQSGGRATARLHALCALDGLGTVRPDILMSALADSEGGVRRHAVRIAEPYFAASPPLQAAILKLVEDPDPQVRLQLAYSLGQWEGVAAGKALGRLAVRDAGDSWILAAAMSSAVPHLESIVAVVSQAKEAAAGQSELISQLLTLAAATHREDTIVSLIPVIRRDDQGRYSAWQLGALGELLDLLDRRETTLAKFRASASPPLQAEIDGLAPLFAFARATAGDASAALDDRLAAVRLLGRGLTDQEADAVVLAERLAPGENEAVRAAAIANLGGQSGEQVPRVLLDAWRGYTPQSRGEALDVLLSREPWAAALLDAIDAGRVPPSEIDITRRQQLTAGRAGALRDRARKIFDQASGDRAAVVARYLAEMPAGDPARGEPLFVKSCSVCHRFKDNGFAIGPDLSALTEKAPEALAIAILDPNRAIEARFINYAATTTSGLAHAGILAMESGNSLTLLAQENKQQTILRTELEALESTGKSLMPEGFEKDLAPQQLADVIAYLRQNVTRPKELPGNQPVVVVPEALRGFLFCLPGNAEVYGASLRIEEAHGNLGWWAGEDDHVTWTIDVPRDMEYSVHLDIACDDASAGNQWLLECAGQRITATVQSTGGWEKYHRVHVGSLRLKKGQHRLGLRSNGPIQGAMFDLRSITLIPFAGLSP
- a CDS encoding PAS domain S-box protein — protein: MISQAGADARDLRLAELEREVCALRAVAAASERRMASAAEQLAATDEHTDLIGRVIDSVETLVLILDMDGRILLFNHACEEVSGLVASEVAGRFIWDLFAVAGMEEHARLAFEGMTSGVLLPELERISIERDGVRHYIHWSSNVLERSPGLPPCVVLTGVDITKRHLAERALKSQVKFEQLVAQLSRRFIGLTPDNVNEGVQEALTALGEFIQVQSASIWLLDADGARITRRFRWTTFDTPESEHPALSRDLSEAESSSLTARVLEGEPMTISSVAQLPPEAREYIRWASDAPVQAFASVALACGGKPIGFLSLGSTGEREWSADTLQLIKMVTEMIAGTLDRTGSVQALRDSEARMRAVVENMPFMMCALAQVPDFSQARP